The following coding sequences are from one Paenibacillus sp. FSL R5-0912 window:
- a CDS encoding Tm-1-like ATP-binding domain-containing protein, with amino-acid sequence MKTIAIAGTFDTKGEEYLYIKRIAEELGLGTLMIHTGVFEPAFVPDVSNREIAYAAGKDIEELAARKDRALATELLSQGLEKLIPQLYKQGKFDGIISFGGTGGTSLVAPAMRALPIGVPKVLVSTVASGNTAPYVGTSDIIMIPSVVDVAGLNSISTAIFTNALFAMAGMLKFEHTHTPEKKPLVAATMFGVTTPCVTAARKYLEERGYEVLVFHATGIGGQSMEALIEAGFIEGVLDLTTTEWADEIIGGVLNAGPHRLEAAGRKRIPQVVSVGALDMCNFGPADTVPEKFKDHTFYQHNPTVTLMRTTVAENEQIGRKLAEKLNMAEESTVLILPLRGISAIDVEGQPFYGPEEDRMLFHTLRQHVDRTRVEVIEMDCAINDPAFAKAAALKLIELMHTSIPE; translated from the coding sequence ATGAAGACCATCGCAATAGCTGGAACGTTTGATACGAAAGGTGAGGAGTATCTATACATCAAGAGGATTGCCGAAGAGCTTGGGCTGGGGACCCTGATGATCCATACGGGCGTGTTCGAGCCGGCCTTTGTTCCGGATGTGTCTAACCGGGAGATCGCGTACGCTGCTGGTAAGGACATAGAGGAGCTTGCAGCAAGGAAGGACCGGGCTTTGGCTACAGAGCTGCTATCCCAAGGATTGGAGAAGCTGATCCCCCAGTTGTACAAGCAGGGGAAATTCGACGGTATCATATCCTTTGGGGGTACCGGCGGAACCTCACTAGTCGCTCCGGCTATGCGAGCCCTGCCAATTGGCGTTCCGAAGGTATTGGTATCAACCGTTGCATCCGGAAATACAGCTCCATACGTAGGCACAAGCGATATTATCATGATTCCCTCTGTGGTGGATGTCGCAGGCTTGAATTCGATTTCCACGGCAATATTCACAAACGCATTATTTGCGATGGCGGGAATGCTCAAATTTGAGCATACGCATACACCGGAGAAGAAACCGCTAGTGGCAGCCACGATGTTCGGAGTAACAACGCCCTGTGTGACAGCGGCAAGAAAATACCTGGAGGAACGGGGCTACGAGGTGCTTGTGTTCCACGCCACAGGTATCGGGGGACAATCAATGGAGGCGCTCATCGAGGCGGGTTTCATTGAAGGGGTACTCGACTTGACGACAACCGAGTGGGCGGATGAGATCATCGGCGGTGTCTTGAATGCGGGGCCGCACCGGTTGGAGGCTGCAGGACGCAAGCGCATTCCACAGGTCGTTTCGGTAGGCGCTTTGGATATGTGCAATTTTGGACCGGCAGATACCGTGCCGGAGAAATTCAAGGATCATACCTTTTACCAGCATAATCCGACCGTTACCCTGATGAGAACGACAGTGGCGGAGAATGAACAGATCGGAAGGAAGCTGGCAGAGAAGCTGAACATGGCCGAAGAGAGCACCGTGCTGATACTGCCGCTTAGGGGCATTTCCGCAATTGATGTGGAGGGGCAGCCCTTCTACGGACCGGAGGAGGACCGGATGTTATTCCATACCCTGCGCCAGCATGTTGACCGCACAAGGGTTGAAGTCATTGAGATGGATTGCGCCATCAACGATCCGGCCTTTGCAAAGGCTGCAGCACTCAAGCTGATCGAACTCATGCATACATCAATTCCTGAATAA
- a CDS encoding MerR family DNA-binding transcriptional regulator, with amino-acid sequence MSFSITEASDRLGCPAHTIRYYENEGLLPHITRDEHGNRIFEQEDLD; translated from the coding sequence ATGTCATTCTCCATTACAGAAGCATCGGATAGGCTCGGGTGTCCAGCGCATACGATCCGTTATTATGAGAACGAAGGATTGCTGCCGCATATCACGCGGGACGAGCATGGCAACAGGATATTCGAACAAGAGGATTTGGATTGA
- a CDS encoding alpha/beta hydrolase: protein MNVADTVATPTPKSGIKSRKKRKLWLKIIGGFIGALVLFLGITFVANAIINGSEKKKIESYGQFVNVDGKNMNVLIQGSGEQTIVLLPGQGTPSPVLDFKLVIDELAPDYKIVAIEPFGYGLSDETDKERTTENIISEIHEAVQQLGLKRYILMGHSITGLYGVSYVKAYPDEVQAFVGIDSSVPNQPGMDVKLPLKAMQFAQDSGLMRLLKQFGGDLYKSLDYDEHTKEQMRLISNQVANNPTLMNELSHLGSNFKNGEQLTYPSDLPILLFVQSNNKDHEQWIPLHEEQVKLSAQGKMIPMDGSHYLHHTKYKEISEEFKEYMKQIQLK, encoded by the coding sequence ATGAACGTGGCAGACACAGTAGCAACGCCAACACCAAAAAGCGGGATCAAGAGCCGTAAGAAACGGAAATTATGGCTAAAAATAATTGGAGGTTTTATCGGGGCGCTCGTGCTGTTCTTGGGCATTACATTTGTTGCGAATGCGATCATTAACGGGTCCGAGAAGAAGAAAATCGAATCGTACGGCCAGTTCGTCAATGTAGACGGAAAAAATATGAATGTGCTGATTCAAGGCAGCGGTGAGCAGACGATCGTTCTCCTTCCGGGGCAAGGCACCCCGTCGCCTGTGCTTGATTTCAAGCTGGTGATTGATGAATTGGCCCCCGATTACAAAATAGTGGCGATCGAGCCTTTCGGCTATGGCCTCAGCGATGAGACGGATAAAGAAAGAACTACCGAGAACATTATCAGTGAAATTCATGAGGCTGTGCAGCAATTGGGTCTTAAGCGTTACATTCTGATGGGACACTCCATCACGGGGCTGTACGGGGTGTCGTATGTAAAAGCCTATCCGGATGAAGTTCAGGCTTTTGTCGGTATCGACAGCAGTGTTCCCAATCAGCCGGGCATGGATGTTAAATTACCTTTGAAAGCCATGCAGTTCGCGCAAGATTCAGGTCTGATGCGGTTGCTCAAACAATTCGGCGGAGATTTGTATAAATCCCTTGATTACGATGAGCATACCAAAGAACAGATGCGCTTGATTTCCAACCAGGTTGCGAATAATCCAACACTGATGAATGAGCTCAGTCACCTCGGTTCTAATTTCAAAAATGGTGAACAGCTCACCTACCCTAGTGACTTGCCGATATTGCTCTTTGTTCAATCCAATAACAAGGACCATGAACAGTGGATTCCGCTGCATGAGGAGCAAGTCAAACTATCGGCACAGGGCAAAATGATTCCGATGGATGGCTCACATTACCTGCATCATACGAAATACAAAGAAATCTCCGAGGAATTCAAGGAGTACATGAAGCAAATTCAATTGAAGTAA
- a CDS encoding beta-L-arabinofuranosidase domain-containing protein, producing the protein MRELKGKNVVLHDNDLKRREEANRRYLMKLTNDNLLFNYKVEAGRYDGRDIPEDAHGGWETPVCQIRGHFLGHWLSAAAMRFHETGDLELKLKADLILDELAECQKDNGGQWAAPIPEKYLHWVAQGKAIWAPQYNIHKLFMGLVDMYQFTGSQKALEIADRFADWFLEWSSTFTREKFDDILDMETGGMLEAWADLLHITGNDKYKTLLERYYRSRLFRPLLENKDPLTNMHANTTIPEVLGCARAYEVTGEQRWMDIVTAYWKCAVSERGTLATGGNTAGEVWMPKMKIKARLGDKNQEHCTVYNMIRLAEFLFRHTSHPAYAQYIEYNMYNGIMAQAYYQEYHLTGNKHNNPGSGLLTYFLPMKAGLRKDWSSETDSFFCCHGTMVQANAALNRGIYYQDQNDVYVCQYFRSELTTVLGGESVRIQQSQDYMSGSMLDSSNTAGQQELNEITALHENLPDYKKYDFVVHTASAQAFAIHLRIPDWIMSEAVIYVNDQLHGKSADHNAFYSIMRNWKDGDRISIILPVGIRFIPLPDDEQTGAFRFGPEVLAGICENERILFTPSEDVSSEIIMENEREWGSWRYFFKTANQDPGIQLRRIRDIGYEPYQVYFTVKKVNTPIS; encoded by the coding sequence GTGAGAGAACTTAAGGGCAAGAACGTCGTTCTTCATGATAATGATCTGAAACGCAGGGAAGAAGCAAACCGGCGGTATTTAATGAAACTGACGAATGATAATCTCCTGTTTAACTATAAAGTCGAAGCAGGCAGATATGATGGCAGAGATATTCCAGAGGATGCACATGGTGGATGGGAGACGCCCGTCTGTCAGATCCGGGGGCATTTCCTTGGACATTGGCTGTCTGCCGCAGCTATGCGGTTTCATGAGACCGGTGATCTTGAACTCAAACTCAAAGCGGATCTCATCCTGGACGAGCTGGCCGAATGCCAGAAGGACAACGGTGGACAATGGGCAGCGCCTATTCCGGAGAAATATTTACATTGGGTTGCTCAAGGCAAAGCGATATGGGCTCCGCAGTATAATATCCATAAATTATTCATGGGACTTGTGGATATGTACCAGTTCACCGGCAGTCAGAAGGCGCTTGAGATAGCCGATCGCTTCGCGGACTGGTTCTTGGAGTGGAGCAGTACCTTCACCAGAGAGAAATTCGATGATATTCTCGACATGGAGACAGGCGGAATGCTTGAAGCCTGGGCGGACCTGCTTCATATTACAGGAAATGATAAATACAAGACCTTGCTGGAGCGTTATTACCGCAGCAGACTGTTCCGCCCGTTACTGGAGAACAAGGACCCGTTGACCAACATGCATGCCAACACTACCATTCCTGAGGTACTCGGCTGTGCCAGAGCTTACGAGGTTACCGGCGAGCAGAGATGGATGGACATTGTCACGGCCTACTGGAAATGTGCGGTCTCAGAGCGGGGAACGCTGGCAACTGGCGGGAATACGGCAGGTGAAGTGTGGATGCCTAAGATGAAGATCAAGGCCCGCCTCGGGGATAAGAATCAGGAACACTGCACAGTGTATAACATGATTCGTCTGGCTGAGTTTCTGTTCCGGCATACTTCCCATCCGGCCTATGCGCAGTATATCGAATACAATATGTATAACGGAATTATGGCTCAAGCCTATTACCAGGAATATCATCTGACCGGCAATAAGCATAATAATCCCGGATCAGGACTACTCACTTATTTCCTGCCGATGAAGGCAGGCCTGCGGAAGGATTGGAGTTCGGAGACCGATAGCTTCTTCTGCTGTCACGGAACGATGGTACAAGCCAATGCAGCATTGAACAGAGGGATTTATTATCAGGATCAGAACGATGTCTATGTATGCCAGTATTTCCGTTCTGAGCTGACCACGGTGCTGGGCGGAGAGAGCGTCCGGATTCAGCAATCGCAGGATTACATGAGCGGAAGCATGCTGGACTCCTCGAACACCGCAGGACAACAGGAATTGAATGAGATTACTGCACTTCACGAGAACCTGCCTGATTATAAAAAATATGATTTCGTAGTCCATACCGCCTCTGCCCAAGCATTTGCCATCCATTTACGCATACCTGACTGGATCATGTCGGAAGCCGTTATCTATGTGAACGATCAGCTTCACGGGAAATCTGCGGATCACAATGCCTTCTATAGTATCATGCGGAATTGGAAGGACGGCGACCGGATCAGCATCATTCTGCCGGTCGGCATCCGCTTCATTCCTCTGCCGGACGATGAACAGACCGGAGCCTTCCGGTTTGGTCCTGAAGTGCTGGCCGGAATCTGCGAGAACGAACGGATTCTGTTCACACCGTCAGAGGATGTGTCCTCTGAAATCATCATGGAGAATGAACGGGAGTGGGGCAGCTGGCGTTATTTCTTCAAGACTGCTAACCAGGACCCGGGAATTCAGCTGAGAAGAATCCGGGATATAGGTTATGAACCGTATCAGGTGTACTTTACGGTAAAAAAAGTTAATACGCCTATTTCTTAA
- a CDS encoding 4'-phosphopantetheinyl transferase family protein — protein sequence MNIQLELKIINFKHRPLRSEMKSIMRTKSEISGAHYFGSLLDHGMDLLQIWTMKEAYAKYLLRGVDIDFTQIHIHPFDDLLFMAEHRDYHTLTIQSWLTDELAIAVSVEMIQECFSKINLKEDVAEHEHYDDRGSESLFIRQKRDLSR from the coding sequence GTGAATATACAGCTTGAGCTTAAAATTATCAATTTCAAACATCGTCCGCTAAGGTCGGAAATGAAATCGATCATGAGAACTAAATCAGAAATATCAGGCGCCCATTACTTTGGGAGTCTGCTGGATCATGGAATGGATTTGCTGCAGATCTGGACAATGAAGGAGGCCTATGCGAAATATTTGCTTAGAGGAGTAGACATAGACTTTACACAAATACATATTCATCCGTTTGATGATTTGTTATTTATGGCTGAGCACCGGGACTATCATACTTTAACGATTCAATCGTGGCTTACGGATGAGCTGGCGATAGCTGTTTCGGTGGAAATGATCCAAGAATGTTTCTCAAAAATTAATTTAAAAGAGGATGTTGCGGAACATGAACATTATGATGACCGAGGTTCAGAAAGCTTATTTATTAGGCAGAAACGAGACCTTTCGCGGTAA
- a CDS encoding MazG-like family protein, which produces MIDLVQLQKIVYQNKIEKGFNVTDIYQEFCLIQGELSEACEAYRKKKDDLGEELADVAIYLIGLSEILGINLEEEIMKKIEKNEKRIYENRDGVLVKVKE; this is translated from the coding sequence ATGATTGATTTAGTACAACTTCAAAAAATAGTGTATCAGAATAAGATCGAGAAGGGGTTTAATGTTACAGATATTTATCAAGAATTTTGTCTGATCCAAGGGGAACTATCTGAAGCCTGCGAAGCTTACCGAAAAAAGAAAGACGACCTCGGTGAAGAATTGGCGGACGTTGCCATTTACCTAATTGGACTCTCTGAGATTCTGGGGATTAACTTGGAAGAAGAGATTATGAAAAAGATCGAAAAAAATGAAAAAAGGATCTATGAGAATAGAGATGGAGTGCTTGTAAAAGTGAAGGAATAA
- a CDS encoding phosphoenolpyruvate hydrolase family protein yields MNRTAILENLQSQLHEGNHIIGVSTGTGITAKVAAQSGADFILMLNSGKFRQMGRSSLAGFLPFCNSNDMVMDFGSREIVPLVRHTPVLFGLNANDPTREIADYIMDIKDKGFAGVNNYPTVGLMDGLFREALEEDGISYDKEVEAICLAHRQELFTVAFVFDESQAVQMLEAGADVICAHLGLTEGGLVGARKVVSLEAAKAKALRIFAACGQLKPDVIKMIYGGPVKTPVDVQYMYSNNTDIMGYIGGSAFERIPSEQSITAITRDFKRLGKLNEDDFMVKMLSGITRHYDYVEFVKEYVAHNYSDEVVFADLAKVAHVSRSYLSSLFKKEVGCSFQSYLVSFRINKAATLLQAPQLQLSEVAAMAGYPDYAQFSKMFKKLKGCSPKQYRSNLNTKI; encoded by the coding sequence TTGAACAGAACAGCCATACTGGAGAACCTGCAATCACAACTGCACGAGGGTAATCATATCATTGGTGTCTCGACAGGTACGGGGATTACAGCCAAGGTTGCCGCCCAGAGTGGAGCGGACTTTATATTAATGCTGAACTCCGGCAAGTTCCGCCAAATGGGGAGAAGCTCTCTTGCAGGCTTTTTACCGTTCTGCAACAGCAATGATATGGTGATGGACTTCGGGTCAAGGGAAATCGTGCCGCTGGTGAGGCATACTCCCGTGCTCTTCGGGCTGAATGCGAATGATCCCACTAGAGAAATAGCTGATTATATAATGGATATCAAGGACAAAGGCTTTGCGGGAGTCAATAATTATCCGACAGTCGGCCTGATGGACGGATTGTTCAGAGAGGCCCTGGAGGAAGACGGAATCAGCTATGACAAGGAGGTTGAGGCCATATGCCTGGCCCATCGGCAGGAGCTGTTTACGGTGGCCTTCGTATTTGACGAGTCCCAGGCGGTCCAGATGCTCGAGGCGGGGGCAGATGTAATCTGTGCTCATCTCGGCCTGACCGAAGGCGGATTAGTAGGGGCGCGGAAGGTTGTCTCCTTAGAGGCAGCCAAAGCTAAGGCGCTGCGCATCTTTGCTGCCTGCGGGCAGCTTAAGCCAGATGTAATTAAGATGATTTACGGCGGTCCGGTGAAGACGCCCGTCGACGTCCAGTACATGTACAGCAATAACACAGATATTATGGGCTACATTGGCGGCTCTGCCTTTGAACGGATTCCATCCGAGCAGTCGATTACCGCAATTACCCGCGATTTCAAGCGTCTGGGCAAGCTGAATGAGGATGATTTCATGGTCAAAATGCTCAGCGGCATCACGAGGCATTATGATTACGTGGAGTTTGTCAAAGAGTATGTCGCACATAACTACAGCGATGAAGTTGTTTTTGCGGATCTGGCCAAGGTAGCTCATGTATCGCGCAGTTATTTAAGCAGCTTGTTTAAAAAAGAGGTGGGCTGCAGCTTTCAGAGCTACCTGGTGAGCTTCCGCATCAATAAAGCTGCAACGCTGCTCCAGGCACCGCAGCTTCAATTATCCGAGGTGGCCGCGATGGCAGGGTATCCGGATTATGCCCAATTCAGCAAAATGTTTAAAAAGCTGAAGGGCTGCTCTCCCAAGCAGTACAGATCTAACTTAAACACAAAAATATAG
- a CDS encoding NAD(P)/FAD-dependent oxidoreductase: MDLQSGKLYWPTTLVNPPSYPKLEEDIACDVLIIGAGSSGAQCASILSEQGMSVVVVDKRKAGEGSTSANTALIQYAGEKSFVSLSHSFGEEAAARHLKLCEQSINDIEQVSRQLPIDPDFIRRDSLYYASYKEDVSALAEEHALLQKHGFKVDLLDAQHISGLYPFQKEAALYYYEDAEMNPLKFVYGLLEKARSQGGMIYEDTEITGRRFEQDYALFYTKEHREIRARHVIIAAGYEDSDFKTEKNATLASSYAVITKPVADLSSWPKRTLIWETARPYVYMRTTPDNRIIIGGMDKDTTFAETRDSRIPASRDKLLEAFNALFPDIPAQPEYYFGAFYGGTHDGLPVIGRYDGYPHCYILMAYGDNGTVYNGVLAKIVSDMILKGASPDLDLYLQSRPLVHR; the protein is encoded by the coding sequence ATGGATCTGCAGAGTGGTAAATTGTACTGGCCCACAACGCTGGTTAATCCTCCTTCTTACCCTAAGCTGGAAGAGGATATCGCTTGTGATGTGCTGATTATTGGTGCGGGCAGCTCGGGCGCCCAATGTGCAAGTATCCTTAGCGAGCAGGGGATGAGCGTCGTTGTTGTGGACAAAAGAAAAGCTGGGGAAGGCAGCACCAGCGCCAATACAGCTTTGATTCAATACGCCGGAGAGAAAAGCTTTGTATCGCTGAGTCATTCCTTTGGCGAAGAAGCCGCTGCGCGTCATCTTAAACTATGTGAGCAGTCGATTAATGACATAGAGCAAGTAAGCCGGCAGTTACCCATTGATCCGGATTTCATCAGACGGGACAGCCTGTATTATGCAAGCTATAAGGAAGATGTCTCTGCTTTGGCCGAAGAACATGCACTCCTGCAGAAGCACGGGTTCAAAGTGGATCTATTGGATGCGCAGCATATATCCGGCCTGTATCCTTTTCAGAAGGAAGCGGCGCTGTACTACTATGAGGATGCTGAGATGAACCCGCTCAAATTTGTATATGGGCTTCTTGAGAAGGCCAGGTCTCAGGGAGGAATGATCTATGAGGATACGGAAATAACAGGAAGACGTTTCGAACAGGATTATGCCTTGTTTTATACCAAAGAACACCGCGAGATCCGGGCCAGACATGTTATTATTGCAGCCGGTTATGAAGACAGCGACTTCAAAACTGAAAAAAATGCTACACTGGCTAGTTCCTATGCTGTCATTACCAAGCCGGTCGCCGATCTTTCAAGCTGGCCTAAAAGAACATTAATATGGGAGACCGCACGCCCATATGTATATATGCGAACTACCCCGGATAACCGGATCATTATTGGAGGAATGGATAAAGATACTACTTTCGCCGAGACAAGGGATTCTAGAATCCCGGCAAGCAGAGACAAACTTCTTGAAGCCTTTAACGCGCTCTTCCCGGATATACCGGCTCAGCCGGAATACTATTTCGGAGCTTTTTACGGAGGAACACATGATGGTCTGCCTGTCATCGGCCGGTATGATGGCTATCCTCATTGTTATATCCTTATGGCTTATGGGGATAACGGAACGGTATATAACGGTGTTCTGGCCAAAATTGTGTCGGACATGATACTAAAGGGGGCCAGCCCGGATCTGGACCTCTACCTGCAGAGCAGACCCCTGGTTCACCGATAA
- a CDS encoding aldehyde dehydrogenase family protein produces the protein MRTRGFGLRMKFGGFKQSGIGREFGVYGLQEYVEPKTILGHDTIQ, from the coding sequence ATTCGAACAAGAGGATTTGGATTGAGAATGAAATTCGGTGGATTCAAGCAATCCGGGATTGGCAGGGAATTCGGCGTATATGGCCTGCAAGAGTATGTAGAACCCAAAACCATTTTGGGTCACGATACGATACAATAA
- a CDS encoding phosphoenolpyruvate hydrolase family protein, whose amino-acid sequence MAKFKKEVELGKILLGVGAGTGITAKSSEAGGADMLIIYNSGRYRMAGRGSLAGLLSYGDANQIVVDMGAEVLPVVKHTPVLAGVCGTDPFRVMEVYLKQLKEQGFSGVQNFPTVGLIDGVFRQNLEETGMGYDLEVEMIRIAHELDLLTTPYVFDPVQAKAMAEAGADILVAHMGLTTKGTIGAKTALTLDDCVERIEAIIKAGRAVNPDIMIICHGGPIAEPEDAAYVIQRTKGIDGFFGASSIERFAAEKGITQQTESFKSIRQ is encoded by the coding sequence ATGGCAAAATTCAAGAAAGAGGTGGAGTTGGGCAAGATTCTCCTCGGTGTCGGGGCCGGCACAGGGATTACGGCCAAGAGCAGTGAAGCAGGCGGAGCGGATATGCTGATTATATATAATTCCGGCCGTTACAGAATGGCAGGCCGCGGTTCACTCGCAGGTTTGCTGTCCTATGGAGATGCCAATCAGATCGTTGTTGATATGGGCGCTGAGGTGCTGCCCGTTGTCAAGCATACACCTGTTCTGGCAGGGGTATGCGGCACCGATCCGTTCAGGGTCATGGAGGTATATCTGAAGCAATTGAAGGAGCAGGGCTTCAGCGGTGTTCAGAACTTCCCTACAGTAGGCTTGATTGATGGGGTATTTAGACAAAATCTGGAAGAAACCGGTATGGGGTACGACCTGGAAGTTGAAATGATCCGTATTGCCCATGAGCTGGATTTACTGACTACCCCGTATGTCTTCGATCCTGTACAGGCCAAAGCTATGGCGGAGGCGGGAGCTGACATTCTGGTTGCCCATATGGGCTTGACGACCAAAGGCACGATCGGTGCCAAAACAGCATTGACCCTGGACGACTGTGTAGAACGAATTGAGGCTATTATTAAAGCAGGCCGGGCGGTGAATCCGGACATCATGATTATTTGCCACGGCGGACCGATTGCAGAGCCGGAGGATGCCGCTTATGTCATTCAGAGAACGAAGGGCATCGATGGGTTCTTCGGCGCGTCGAGCATTGAGCGCTTTGCGGCAGAGAAGGGCATTACCCAGCAGACCGAGTCCTTCAAGTCAATTCGGCAATAA
- a CDS encoding MFS transporter has translation MRHETSAKPPSLLHNRFLQTILLSSVLLQIGIWVRNFAILLYVADRTNNDPYAISLISVAEFAPIFVFSFIGGTFADRWRPKRTMIWCDSLSAVSVFAVLMSIHFGSWESVYLVAFISAILSQFSQPSSMRLFKYHVPEEQLQQGMALFQSLMAIFMVLGPMLGTFVYSTFGLETSIAVMGVVFLLSALVLVRLPEDQMAAGTVAAKGQFRKDFIEGFRYVWQSQVLRMLGLAFILAGLSVGVAQALNLFIVTERLGRNEEFLQYMLMVNGAAMLIGGGIVAVFAKKVPPQLLLAIGMLTGAICTTIVGFSTSIPLTLTIQFLNGLVFPCIHIGISTMILKWSHTSIVGRVNGVLNPMFVGMMVVSMSFAGALKNSFSLSTIFSGAGVLFLLGALVMLPIMNQKAPDLAPAAQEA, from the coding sequence ATGAGACATGAAACAAGCGCAAAACCGCCAAGCCTGCTCCATAACCGGTTCCTGCAGACGATTCTTTTATCAAGCGTGCTGCTGCAGATTGGCATCTGGGTGCGTAATTTTGCTATTCTTCTCTATGTTGCGGACAGAACCAACAATGATCCCTACGCTATTTCCCTGATCAGCGTAGCTGAATTCGCGCCAATTTTTGTGTTTTCATTCATCGGAGGTACCTTTGCCGACCGCTGGCGGCCGAAGCGGACCATGATCTGGTGTGATTCACTGTCTGCAGTATCGGTGTTCGCCGTTCTGATGAGCATTCACTTCGGTTCTTGGGAATCCGTCTACCTGGTCGCTTTCATCTCGGCCATTCTGTCCCAGTTCTCCCAGCCTTCCAGCATGCGGTTGTTCAAGTATCATGTGCCGGAAGAACAGCTGCAGCAGGGCATGGCGCTCTTCCAATCGCTGATGGCCATCTTCATGGTGCTTGGGCCGATGCTGGGCACTTTCGTGTACAGCACATTCGGTCTTGAGACCTCGATCGCTGTAATGGGCGTGGTCTTTCTGCTGTCTGCACTCGTCCTTGTTCGTCTGCCTGAGGACCAAATGGCAGCCGGGACAGTCGCGGCCAAAGGCCAATTCCGCAAAGACTTCATCGAGGGCTTCCGGTATGTCTGGCAGAGCCAGGTACTGCGGATGCTCGGACTCGCGTTTATTCTGGCTGGACTTTCGGTTGGAGTAGCCCAAGCGCTCAATCTGTTTATCGTAACAGAGCGGCTGGGCCGAAATGAGGAGTTCCTCCAGTACATGCTGATGGTGAATGGAGCCGCCATGCTGATCGGGGGAGGCATAGTAGCCGTCTTCGCCAAAAAGGTTCCGCCTCAGCTTCTCTTGGCGATAGGCATGCTGACAGGCGCCATTTGTACCACGATTGTCGGGTTCTCGACAAGTATTCCGCTCACGCTGACCATCCAGTTTCTAAATGGGCTTGTTTTCCCTTGCATCCATATCGGAATCAGTACAATGATTCTGAAGTGGTCACATACCTCCATTGTCGGCCGGGTCAACGGAGTGCTGAATCCGATGTTTGTCGGGATGATGGTTGTGTCCATGTCCTTCGCGGGTGCGCTTAAGAATTCCTTTTCACTCAGCACGATCTTTAGCGGAGCAGGTGTATTATTTCTCCTCGGCGCACTGGTGATGCTGCCGATCATGAATCAAAAAGCGCCGGATCTTGCTCCTGCTGCACAAGAAGCATAG